Proteins found in one Methylosinus sp. PW1 genomic segment:
- a CDS encoding polysaccharide biosynthesis tyrosine autokinase encodes MLKRLETQREAPASAEAEAGFDIHGYVNFVWRQWKLIAGVTSLFLLVAAVETARTTPLYTASAQLLLDPHKEKAGGQDAIMTDAALDLPTIESQIAIIKSSALLRRVVEKERLVEDAEFGARTRGGGGGLLDRLRELLSRNAPQQAPARTIASALGGPPETVATVENVKQAVAVARAGQAYVINVSFTSADKEKAANLANAIADAYVVDKLDARFEAARRASAWLSDRLVELRQQLRESEEAVARFRAENNLSGSTPGATLNQDQLAQLNGRLVQARAETAEKKARLDMLQKLEARGGGIAQLPDVSSGASAELRRQASDLSRQEAELLARYNPSHPSVVNLRAQIADVHRAIAAESQRLAANIRNEHELAKARQEAIEKTLREVTGANDLDNTKAITLRELERTAAVNKSLFEDFLQRERVTQEQSTFEARDARIITPALAPVTPTSPKPLQSLLVALVLGLMAGALGAYALEMLNAGFATPREIEDFLALPLLASISRMDQRELSVNGSVVSIPEYPLAKPLSRLSEALRSLRSAIQMSDVDHPPKVLQFTSTIPGEGKSTLAIALAGSAAQSGQKVLVIDGDLRRPSASRYFGADKKLGLVDCLIGAAELHSALVYNETLKLWFLPAGGKTQNPPDLLLSERLRTLVASLREQFDLIVIDTPPIGPVVDPLIISNLVDKVIFIVRWSSTAREMVAHSIERLSGHKKVAGVVFNQVIDSKAQKYGKHAYSYYYGGRYYKKYYAE; translated from the coding sequence ATGTTGAAACGTCTCGAGACACAAAGGGAGGCGCCCGCGTCGGCCGAAGCGGAAGCCGGCTTCGATATCCATGGCTATGTCAATTTCGTCTGGCGCCAGTGGAAGCTGATCGCCGGCGTGACCTCGCTTTTCCTGCTCGTCGCCGCCGTCGAGACGGCGCGCACGACACCGCTCTACACCGCCTCGGCGCAGCTGCTGCTCGATCCGCATAAGGAAAAAGCCGGCGGTCAGGACGCGATCATGACCGACGCCGCCCTCGATCTGCCGACGATCGAGAGCCAGATCGCCATCATCAAATCCAGCGCTCTGCTCCGCCGCGTCGTGGAGAAGGAGCGGCTCGTCGAGGACGCGGAATTCGGCGCGCGGACCCGCGGCGGCGGCGGCGGCCTCCTCGACCGCCTGCGCGAGCTGCTCTCTCGCAATGCGCCGCAGCAGGCGCCCGCCAGAACGATCGCCTCCGCGCTCGGCGGCCCTCCCGAGACGGTCGCCACGGTCGAGAACGTCAAGCAGGCGGTGGCCGTGGCGCGCGCCGGCCAAGCCTATGTGATCAACGTCTCCTTCACCTCCGCGGACAAGGAGAAGGCCGCCAATCTCGCCAATGCGATCGCCGACGCCTATGTCGTCGACAAGCTCGACGCGCGTTTCGAGGCGGCGCGGCGCGCCTCCGCCTGGCTGTCCGATCGCCTCGTCGAGCTGCGCCAGCAGCTGCGCGAGTCGGAGGAGGCGGTGGCGCGCTTTCGCGCCGAGAATAATCTCAGCGGCTCCACGCCCGGCGCGACGCTCAATCAGGATCAGCTCGCCCAGCTCAACGGCCGTCTCGTGCAGGCCCGCGCGGAGACCGCCGAGAAGAAGGCGCGGCTCGACATGCTGCAAAAGCTCGAGGCGCGCGGCGGCGGCATAGCGCAGCTGCCGGACGTCTCCAGCGGCGCCAGCGCGGAGCTGCGCCGACAGGCGAGCGACCTCTCGCGCCAGGAGGCGGAGCTGCTCGCGCGCTACAATCCGAGCCATCCCTCCGTCGTCAATCTGCGCGCGCAGATCGCCGATGTTCATCGCGCCATCGCCGCCGAGTCGCAGCGCCTCGCCGCCAATATTCGCAATGAGCACGAGCTGGCGAAAGCGCGGCAGGAGGCGATCGAGAAGACGCTGCGGGAAGTGACCGGCGCCAATGATCTCGACAATACGAAGGCCATAACGCTGCGCGAGCTGGAGCGCACCGCCGCCGTCAACAAGAGCCTGTTCGAGGATTTTCTGCAGCGCGAGCGCGTGACGCAGGAGCAATCGACCTTCGAGGCGCGCGACGCCCGCATCATCACGCCGGCTCTGGCGCCGGTGACGCCGACCTCGCCAAAGCCGCTTCAATCCCTGCTCGTCGCTCTCGTCCTCGGCCTTATGGCGGGCGCGCTCGGCGCCTATGCGCTGGAGATGCTCAACGCCGGCTTCGCGACGCCGCGCGAGATCGAGGATTTCCTCGCTCTGCCGCTGCTCGCCTCCATCTCGCGCATGGATCAACGCGAGCTGTCGGTGAACGGCTCCGTCGTCTCCATTCCCGAATATCCGCTCGCCAAGCCGCTGTCGCGCCTCAGCGAGGCGCTGCGCTCGCTGCGCAGCGCCATACAGATGAGCGACGTCGACCATCCGCCCAAGGTCCTGCAATTCACCTCGACCATTCCCGGCGAGGGCAAATCCACGCTCGCCATAGCGCTCGCCGGCTCGGCGGCGCAATCGGGACAAAAAGTGCTCGTTATCGACGGCGATCTGCGTCGTCCCTCGGCGTCACGCTATTTCGGCGCCGATAAGAAGCTCGGCCTCGTCGATTGTCTTATCGGCGCGGCGGAGCTGCATTCTGCGCTCGTCTACAATGAAACATTGAAGCTCTGGTTTCTCCCGGCCGGCGGCAAGACGCAGAACCCGCCCGATCTGCTCTTGTCCGAGCGGCTGCGGACGCTGGTCGCGAGCCTGCGCGAGCAATTCGATCTCATCGTCATAGACACCCCGCCCATAGGGCCGGTCGTCGATCCTCTCATCATCTCCAATCTCGTCGACAAGGTGATCTTCATCGTGCGCTGGTCGTCAACGGCGCGCGAGATGGTGGCGCATTCGATCGAGCGGCTGTCCGGCCACAAGAAGGTCGCCGGAGTGGTGTTCAATCAGGTGATCGACTCCAAGGCGCAGAAATACGGCAAGCACGCCTATTCCTATTATTACGGCGGCCGCTACTACAAGAAATACTACGCCGAATGA
- a CDS encoding polysaccharide biosynthesis/export family protein yields MSFFRSAGLCLSLSLLLMGCDGGSNLGPVSAEEREALIRTAATTAPNLQPGEKIRVTVFGEDRLSGEYEIDPAGFISLPLAGTVKAAGFSKPQLEQELAKKFRGEYLRNPKVTVDVASFRPFYIMGEVGKPGEYSFKSGLNVMSAIALAGGSTYRASRSTVLIQHVGEQGFKEYPLAPTIPVLPGDLVRVPERYF; encoded by the coding sequence ATGTCGTTTTTCCGTTCCGCCGGCCTCTGCCTCTCGCTCTCTCTCCTGCTCATGGGGTGCGACGGCGGCTCCAACCTCGGTCCTGTCTCGGCGGAAGAGCGCGAGGCGCTGATTCGCACTGCGGCGACCACCGCGCCGAATCTGCAGCCCGGCGAGAAAATCCGCGTCACCGTCTTCGGCGAGGACCGCCTCTCCGGCGAATATGAGATCGATCCCGCCGGCTTTATTTCGTTGCCGCTGGCCGGCACGGTGAAGGCGGCCGGCTTCAGCAAGCCGCAGCTCGAACAGGAATTGGCGAAAAAATTCCGCGGCGAGTATCTGCGCAATCCCAAGGTGACAGTCGATGTCGCGAGCTTTCGCCCCTTCTACATCATGGGCGAGGTCGGCAAGCCCGGCGAATATTCGTTCAAGAGCGGACTCAATGTGATGAGCGCGATCGCGCTCGCCGGCGGCTCGACCTATCGGGCCAGCAGATCGACCGTGCTCATCCAGCATGTGGGCGAGCAAGGGTTCAAGGAATATCCGCTGGCGCCCACCATTCCCGTGCTGCCCGGCGATCTCGTGCGCGTGCCGGAGCGCTATTTTTGA
- a CDS encoding outer membrane beta-barrel protein, with product MKSNLLPNGVAAGIALIISAGSVARGEEIPAGVTAMGPSPEEGLAIDGWIVYPSLFIGSVFNDNIYSTATDRRSAIGVRVRPSVQAGLDNGLHKTTAYVSADAQFYPGLGTQFRLSPTPTTDVDPTNVAGRAGINHIWSPFSDLNVYLSADYTRQSGLFGSNFGATAPNVTVPTGYTVSASQQFSNQITGSLAVEKKIADWFVRATTGVQYVSYDSRPIASLAASGDAQNGLSYRASLRGGMWLSPMFYGFVEPTLDLRRYDSSISDTNGYRIVGGFGSELISLFRGEVYGGYQSQSSVQNFPGGEVTKPAFGARLHYYPTPYLTLTATVDQMLAAAAAPTALAGRLGQWSPATLNTQSKLQIDYAISPFWTAYARGGYGETRWTNSPRADTVWAAGGGISYTFWRNIAISLDYQLQKTSSNVSGVFGSIGYSTASWGFTQNVVSAGVTYRY from the coding sequence ATGAAGAGCAATTTGCTGCCGAATGGCGTCGCGGCGGGGATCGCGCTCATAATTTCCGCCGGTTCCGTCGCCCGCGGCGAGGAAATTCCGGCCGGCGTCACCGCCATGGGTCCAAGTCCCGAGGAAGGCCTCGCGATCGACGGCTGGATCGTCTATCCGTCCCTCTTCATCGGCTCCGTCTTCAACGATAATATCTACTCCACCGCCACCGATCGGCGCTCGGCCATCGGCGTGCGCGTGCGGCCGTCGGTCCAAGCGGGCCTCGACAATGGCCTGCACAAGACCACCGCCTATGTGAGCGCCGACGCGCAGTTCTATCCGGGATTGGGTACGCAATTTCGGCTGTCGCCGACGCCGACGACCGATGTCGATCCCACCAATGTGGCCGGCCGCGCCGGGATCAATCACATTTGGTCGCCTTTCAGCGACCTCAACGTGTATCTTTCCGCTGATTACACGCGGCAGAGCGGTCTCTTCGGCTCCAATTTCGGAGCCACGGCGCCCAATGTCACTGTTCCGACCGGCTATACAGTCTCGGCCTCGCAGCAATTCTCCAATCAGATCACCGGCTCCCTCGCCGTCGAGAAGAAGATTGCCGATTGGTTCGTGCGCGCGACGACCGGCGTGCAATATGTGTCCTACGACAGCCGTCCCATCGCCTCGCTCGCCGCGAGCGGCGATGCGCAGAATGGATTGAGCTATCGAGCCTCGCTGCGCGGCGGCATGTGGCTCTCGCCGATGTTCTACGGCTTCGTGGAGCCGACGCTCGATCTGCGCCGCTACGACAGCTCGATCTCCGACACCAATGGCTATCGCATCGTCGGAGGTTTCGGCTCGGAGCTCATCAGCCTGTTCCGCGGCGAGGTCTATGGCGGCTATCAGAGCCAGTCCAGCGTGCAGAATTTTCCCGGCGGCGAGGTCACAAAGCCCGCCTTCGGCGCGCGGCTGCATTATTATCCGACGCCCTATCTGACATTGACCGCGACGGTCGATCAAATGCTCGCCGCTGCCGCCGCGCCGACAGCCCTCGCGGGCCGTCTCGGCCAATGGTCGCCGGCGACGCTCAACACGCAATCCAAGCTGCAGATCGACTACGCTATCTCCCCCTTCTGGACCGCTTATGCGCGCGGCGGCTATGGCGAGACCCGCTGGACCAACTCGCCGCGCGCCGACACCGTGTGGGCGGCCGGCGGCGGCATTAGCTACACATTCTGGCGCAATATCGCGATCTCGCTGGACTATCAGCTTCAGAAGACCAGCTCCAATGTGAGCGGCGTCTTCGGCTCGATCGGCTATTCCACGGCCAGCTGGGGATTTACGCAGAATGTCGTGTCGGCCGGCGTGACCTATCGTTATTGA
- a CDS encoding O-antigen ligase, which translates to MDKRLLHKLAPFSRESSLPTESFREPARGFFADLWGEDGFEALLLLGLVAGLAVAPFWLGGNRLPAWGMNGLYFPALVLLFELGVLLAGRRHAVSIKAIAGPAALFGAALLWICVQASPLASGGLAHPIWSMASEALERPLDGAISVDRGQTLVFLLRLVTTASVFWLALQLSRRSHRAHFLLRAIAVIVAAYSAYGLFLSAFFSATIPFFDAPAQGLFVRSTFVNRNNFATYAGIGLATTLTLLIPLADRDAPREAGSLAARLARRLEAAGLAGWLLLAAAFVIFVALLGTVSRGGILATILAASALLALAYSRGRRGGENAGAVALAVTGLAATIFYFGDLIIRRALDSGLDDGGRLAVFSIALRAILDTPLLGYGYGAFATLFPLYRDRSIPTADIWDKAHNAYLEAFLGLGVVFGAALIGALFWLAAKCVVGATTRRRASAPAAAAAACSLLVGVHSLVDFGVQIEAVALTYMAILGAGVAQAESSRLSLSD; encoded by the coding sequence ATGGACAAGCGCCTTTTGCATAAGCTCGCGCCCTTTTCGCGGGAGTCCTCGCTCCCGACCGAAAGCTTCCGCGAGCCGGCGCGCGGATTTTTCGCCGATCTATGGGGGGAAGACGGCTTCGAGGCGCTTCTCCTCCTCGGCCTCGTGGCCGGATTGGCCGTCGCGCCCTTTTGGCTCGGCGGCAATCGCTTGCCAGCCTGGGGCATGAACGGGCTGTATTTTCCGGCGCTGGTCCTCCTCTTCGAGCTCGGCGTCCTGCTCGCCGGCCGCCGCCACGCCGTATCGATCAAAGCCATCGCAGGTCCGGCGGCGCTCTTCGGCGCGGCGCTGCTGTGGATTTGCGTGCAGGCTTCCCCGCTCGCCTCTGGAGGGCTCGCGCATCCGATCTGGAGCATGGCGAGCGAGGCGCTGGAGCGTCCGCTCGACGGCGCGATCTCGGTCGACCGCGGCCAGACTCTCGTCTTCCTGCTCCGCCTCGTGACGACGGCCAGTGTCTTCTGGCTGGCGCTCCAATTGTCGCGCCGCTCGCATCGCGCGCATTTTCTGCTTCGGGCGATCGCGGTCATCGTGGCGGCCTATTCCGCCTATGGGCTCTTTCTGTCGGCCTTCTTCTCGGCGACGATTCCGTTTTTCGACGCGCCCGCGCAAGGCCTTTTCGTGCGCTCCACCTTCGTCAACCGCAATAATTTCGCCACCTATGCGGGCATAGGGCTGGCGACGACGCTCACGCTCCTCATTCCGCTCGCCGATCGCGACGCCCCGCGCGAAGCGGGCTCGCTCGCCGCGCGGCTGGCGCGGCGGCTGGAAGCGGCAGGCCTCGCCGGCTGGCTCCTGCTGGCGGCGGCTTTCGTGATCTTCGTCGCTCTGCTCGGCACAGTGTCGCGCGGCGGCATTCTGGCGACGATTCTCGCCGCCAGCGCCCTGCTCGCCCTCGCCTATTCGCGCGGCCGGCGCGGCGGAGAAAACGCTGGAGCCGTCGCCCTCGCCGTCACAGGGCTCGCCGCGACGATATTTTACTTCGGCGATCTCATCATCCGCCGCGCGCTCGACTCCGGCCTCGACGATGGCGGACGCCTCGCCGTTTTCTCTATTGCGCTTCGCGCCATTCTCGACACGCCGCTGCTGGGCTATGGATATGGCGCCTTCGCCACGCTGTTTCCGCTCTATCGCGACCGCTCGATTCCGACCGCCGATATATGGGACAAGGCGCATAACGCCTATTTGGAGGCATTCTTGGGGCTCGGTGTCGTCTTCGGCGCGGCGCTCATCGGCGCGCTTTTCTGGCTCGCGGCGAAATGCGTCGTCGGCGCGACGACGCGACGACGGGCCTCGGCTCCCGCGGCGGCCGCCGCCGCCTGCTCGCTGCTCGTCGGCGTCCATTCTCTCGTCGATTTCGGCGTTCAGATAGAGGCCGTGGCGCTCACCTACATGGCCATTCTCGGCGCCGGCGTCGCGCAGGCCGAGAGCTCGCGCCTCTCCCTCTCCGACTAG
- a CDS encoding TadE/TadG family type IV pilus assembly protein produces MRSEDIDEGAAKPRARGAGLLACRRGAAIVEFAFIAAPLFAILIAICQVGVVFLAQQELESAVEKSARMLLTGEVQKGGLDREQFKTKVCGGLTALFTCTQLIVDLQTASAFASVDTSAPVLTYDSSGNVTNSWKFQTGGVGSVLVLRVIYQFPVVGGPLGFNLANLPNGRRLLMATAVFQVEPYS; encoded by the coding sequence ATGCGCAGCGAGGACATCGACGAAGGAGCGGCGAAGCCGCGCGCCCGTGGCGCGGGGCTGCTCGCCTGTCGTCGGGGCGCCGCGATCGTCGAATTCGCCTTCATCGCGGCTCCGCTGTTTGCGATTCTGATCGCGATCTGCCAGGTCGGCGTGGTGTTTCTCGCGCAGCAGGAGCTGGAATCCGCCGTCGAGAAATCGGCGCGCATGCTTCTTACCGGCGAGGTGCAGAAGGGCGGACTCGACCGGGAGCAATTCAAGACCAAGGTCTGCGGCGGGCTGACGGCGCTCTTTACCTGCACGCAGCTGATCGTCGATCTGCAGACGGCGAGCGCTTTCGCCTCTGTCGATACTTCGGCGCCCGTCCTCACCTATGATTCCAGCGGCAATGTCACCAATAGCTGGAAATTCCAGACCGGCGGCGTCGGCAGCGTTCTCGTGCTGCGCGTGATCTATCAATTTCCTGTCGTCGGCGGACCGCTCGGATTCAATCTCGCCAATCTGCCGAATGGCAGGCGTCTATTGATGGCGACCGCCGTATTCCAGGTCGAGCCCTATTCGTAA
- a CDS encoding pilus assembly protein, which yields MIAVEFALMIPIAVLILVSEFTLGEAITISRKVAITGRALTDLVARRASVSTADLTTILNASTQIIAPFSTVNLTIILAELTTDGSGNTTITWNEPLNTTKLVDGSPFVLPTGMAQMNTSLIYAYVRYNYTPPFGAKMIPAVPIRYTFYINPRITSSVPRVN from the coding sequence ATGATCGCGGTCGAATTCGCATTGATGATTCCGATCGCCGTGCTGATCCTCGTCAGCGAGTTCACGCTCGGCGAGGCGATCACCATCAGCCGCAAGGTGGCGATCACCGGCCGCGCGTTGACGGATCTCGTCGCGCGGCGCGCGAGCGTGTCCACCGCCGATCTCACGACGATATTGAACGCGTCCACGCAAATCATCGCGCCTTTCTCGACCGTCAATCTGACGATCATACTTGCCGAGCTCACGACCGATGGGTCTGGCAATACGACGATCACGTGGAACGAGCCGCTCAACACGACGAAACTCGTCGATGGCTCGCCCTTCGTGCTTCCGACCGGCATGGCGCAGATGAACACGTCGCTGATCTACGCCTATGTGCGCTATAATTACACGCCGCCCTTCGGCGCCAAAATGATCCCCGCAGTGCCGATCCGCTACACATTCTACATCAACCCCCGCATCACCTCATCCGTGCCCCGGGTGAATTGA